ATGGAAAAAACGTATTCAAGTGTCTGGAATAATTGTCTTTCGATTATCAAAGATAATATACCAGCACAAAGTTTCAAGACCTGGTTTGAACCTGTGAAAGCAGTCCGTTTGGAGGGTGACGTTTTGACTATTCAAGTGCCTAGCTTATTTTTTTATGAGTGGTTGGAAGAACACTATGTAGGAATTCTTCGCAAGACCGTAAAGAAATTCCTAGGAGAACAAGGTAGATTGGAATACAATATTGTAGTGGAGAAGTCTTCAGCTTCTCATCCTTATACGACTAATCTTCCATCGAATGGCAATGGAGCAGAAGGGAAAAGGCAATCTATCCCTGTGCCGGTATCTTTAAATAGGGATATCAAAAATCCGTTTGTTATTCCTGGATTGAAAAAATTGCAGGTTGATCCGCAATTGAATCAAAACTATACATTCGAAAATTTTATCGAAGGTGAGTGTAACCGTCTTGCTCGTTCTGCAGGATATGCTGTGGCGAATAAACCGGGTGGTACTTCATTCAACCCTTTGATGATTTATGGTGATGTTGGTTTAGGAAAGACACACCTTGCCCAAGCAATCGGAAATGAAATCAAGAGAAATCTTCCCGATAAACTGGTCATTTATGTGTCTTGTGAAAAATTCTGTCAACAGTTTGTGGATTCATTGAAAAATAACACAATCAACGACTTCGTTAACTTTTATCAAGCAATGGATGTCATCATTATGGATGATGTGCATAATTTTGCTGGTAAAGAAAAAACACAGGATATTTTCTTCCATATTTTTAATCATTTGCATCAATCTGGAAAGCAGATTATTTTAACTTCAGACAAGGCGCCTAAGGATTTAGCTGGTTTGGAGGAACGTTTGCTTAGTCGTTTTAAATGGGGATTATCTGCAGATATTCAGATTCCTGATCTTGAGACGAGAATGGCAATTTTGAAGAAGAAGATGTATTCTGACGGTATTGATTTACCTGAAAATGTAGTGGAATATGTCGCAACACAAATCGATAACAGTGTTCGTGAATTGGAAGGAGCTATGGTTTCATTATTGGCTCAATCTACATTGAACAAGAAAGAGATCGATTTGGGTTTAGCAAAATCGATGTTGAAGAACTTTGTGAAGAATACCCATAAGGAAATTTCAATGGACTTTATTCAGAAATTAGTTTGTGAATATTTTGAAGTTCCTGTAGATATGGTAAAGTCGAAAGTTAGGAAGCGTGAAATCGTGCAGGCCAGGCAAATTTCGATGTATTTAGCAAAAGCTCATACCAAATCTTCACTAAAATCGATCGGAGCTTTCTTCGGAGGAAGAGACCACTCGACAGTCATTTATGCATGTCAAACCGTAGAGGATTTAATTGAAACTGACAAGAAATTTAAGACTTATGTAAGTGACATTATGAAAAAATTGAAATCTTAATGTCAATTACCGTAAGCAGTAAACAAAAGGGGCTGTCCAAGATGATTGGATAGCCCTTTTTTAATGCATTTAAGCTCTTGTAAGGTATTAAAAAACCTCTGGAAATAATCTATATCCAGAGGTTTTTTCATTCTTAATAGAACGATTGTTGTTATTGATTGCTCTGTCCGTTGTCGGATTCGTTTTGTTCAGTTTTTTCTTGAGTCGCAGGAATACTTACTGGGGGTCTGTCTGTGACATATTTCTGATAAGCTGTCTTTTGTTCATCAGTGAGCAGTTGTGCTATCTTAGTATCGGATTCACCTTGAATTTTGGTTATGCTTTCCTTTTTGGCATCAGCTGTAGCTGTCGCGTCCTGGATAACCGCCGCAATAGCCTTTTCTTGGTTTAATACGATGGTTGACACAGCTGTTTTTTGCTCTTCGTTTAATGTTAGCTTTGTCACTAATTCAGTCACCACTTTGGTTGCATTCTCTTCTGGTGTTGTTTGTTGTGCAAATGTAAGGCTCATTGCTAGAAAGAAACCTATACCTGTTAAAAATAGCTTTTTCATGATGTTTAATTTTAGATGAAATTATTCAATGTCTATTCTCTATTTGTTTCACTATTAACGCGTGGGGTCAGTTGTTACTGGTTGCTTTGCCCCGGGGGCTGATTTCGCCGGTCTCTCAGCAATTATTTTTTGGTAAAGTGCTTTTTGATCCTCGGTTAGCAACTGGCTGACTTTGGCGTCTACCTCGCTTTGAAGCTTATTTAGTGCTTCATTTTTTACTTCAGCAGAAGAGCTACTATCTTTTGTTATCGTTTGCTCGGTTTTTGCCTGATCCAATAATATAGTTGATACTGCAGTCTTTTGCTCATCATTCAGATTCAGTTTCTGAACAAGTTCAGTTGTTGCTTTTGCCGCAGTTTCCTCCGGAGTACCCTGTTGCGCAAATGTTAGGCTGAAGGCTAAAAAGAATCCGATTCCTGTTAAAATTAGCTTTTTCATATCTATTGTATTTAAAAAGTTACAATTAAACTGTTTTACTATAAAACTTGGAATTGGTATTTATATTGTATTAAAGTTGTTACTTTAACAAATTTTTAACACAGAGTAACGTGTTAACAGGTTGTAAAACAATTTGTTGATTTTTTTAGGATAAACAAGGTAACAACGGTTTATCCGGTGCCGGATATCTTGTTCGGCGCGATCACCTCTTGGCGATTAAAATATACTGCATTGATTAGGAATTGCAGGTAAAGTAGTATTGTAGACAAGATCAATGTGAAGAAATAAGAAATGCTCTTGTTTTATGTACAAGAGCATTTCTTTAAAAGTACTTAATCATTAATTATCGGAACGTTTAGACATTCTTTCCTTCATTTTTTCTTGTTGTTCGTCAAATAACTTACCTTGTTCGGGACTAAGCCAAGATTTGATCTTAGCTGTTTGTATTTCCTGAAGCTGTTTGAATTTTTCCATATTTGCCTTGCGATCTCCGCCATCGTTTCGAAGAGCAGCCCGTTGTTGCGCTTGGGTCAATGTAAGGTTATAGATCGAATCCTTTTGTGTTTGATTGAGGCTTAGTAATTTGTCAAGATGCTCTACACGCATTTTAGCTTGTTCCTCAGGACTGCGTTGTTGACGTTGTTGCGCAAAAACTCCTGTAGCGCTTAATAATAAACAGGTTACTGCCATTAAAATTTTCTTTTTCATCTTTGTATAGTTTATATCATGAATGCCAATCGTTGTAATTGTGCATTCTATTTGTTTATTGTCCAATTCCCATGGACCGAAAAGACTTTTAAGTCATTTCGTTACGTATTGAATATAAATTTGAGGAAAAAGTTTAGTATAGAAACTTATCTTAACAAAATTTAAGGTTGATTAACACTTTGAGCTACTGCATTATGGACCGTTTTAATGAATAGTTCTTTATGAATGGGATCATGAAATTGTAGGCCGATCGGAAGATAGACCAAATCAATAGCCGCTAATTGCTGTTTAAATGGCTTCAACCGCTGAAAATCTTTTTCAGTAGTCAATAGCATTTTGTTAGTACTAGCCAGGCTTAGGTAGGATTCTGTAATTTGTTCAATATCCGATTCACTAAAAGTATGATGATCTCCAAAAGATAGATGTTTGACTAAATTTGCCTTCTTTTTGATATAATCCACGAGCGGTTGCGGTTTGGCAATGCCTGTAACCAAAATAACATCGCTGTCGTTGAAATCGATCGTAGTTCCGACGCTGTCAATGGCTTGAAAGTAATTTATATGGCTAAAAGTAATTAATGCGTTCTTATTATAGCGTCTGATTTTGTGTTCTATACGCATTTTATCATGGTTCGAGAGATCTATTGGGCATTTGGTAATCGTTATAATCTGCGCCCGTTTGGCTTCAATAAGTAAGTCCCTAAAGTTTCCTGTAGGAAAAACAAACATGGGACTAGCAAATGATAAAAAATCAAACAATAGAATATTAAAAAGCGGCGATAATTTTCGATGTTGATAAGCATCATCCAGAATAATCAGTTGATGATCTGATTGAAGTTTTTCTATTCCCGTGCAGCGATCTTCACAAACCGCAACGGTAACTGATGGAAATTTATTTTTGAATTGTAAGGGTTCATCGCCAACATTGTTTGCTAGTGAATCGGTCTTTACCAAATGAAATCCGCTAGTCACCCGTCCATAGCCTCGACTAAGTATTGCTGTTTTATACTGATCTTTGAGGCTCGAAACAACAAATTCAGTCATTGGGCTTTTTCCTGTACCTCCGACAGAAAGGTTACCGATTACAATCGTGGGAATTTCAAATGACTTTGAGCTGAGTAGCTTGAAATCGTATAGTCTATTTCTCAGCCATACGATTAAGCCGTATAGGATCGAAAAGGGGAATAATAGATAACGTAAAAAAGCAATCATTTTGGAATAACCGTTAGTCCGACGTCGGTGATTTCTTTCAACGGATTTTCTTTCATATTCTGCATGATGGAAATAGTATACATACCTGTATCCGGAAATAGGTAATCTTTATGGATTATGGATTGGTTATTATATAAGCTCCCTGAGGATTTTCCGAGCCATTTTCCATCGGATCGAGCCATTTTTATTTCTTTGCGGAAAATAGATTGCTTCTTATCTGGACCACGTTGGTAGATTAGGATAAAAAGGTTCGAAAAGGCATATTCCGGTGTATGACGGACATCCATTAATACATCATATCGTTTGGTTTTATCACTAATATGAAATTGAAAGCTAGGCGGCGATGTATTCAACCAAGCTTTATTATCAATGGGTTTGTTATTATTTATAATGGAAGTCTGTTCACAAGAACCCCCTATGCAAATACATAATATACCAATGTGGAATGCTGTGCGTTTGAGTCTCATGTTTATTTATAAAAAGAATATGCCTAATGGATTAAAATTAGGCATATTTTATTTTACTCTGCTTTTGGAGCAGTATTGTTGTTATTACCTTTGTTTTTATTCCGATGGCGGTTGAAACGTTTCTTCGGTTTACTAGCACCCTCTTTATTGTCTTTATTCACCGTAGATGCTGAAGAATCGTTTGCTACCTGAGGTCTTCCTCCTTGTTTGGGTGGATTTGGTTCGGACCTCTCAGTTTTTTGTCCAGCCTTATTTTCCGGTTTGACTGTGTTGCTTTTGGATTTTCTTTTTTTCTTTCTTTTATTTCGATCATCGAGTCGTGTTAAGCTATCTTGTCCGACTACATTTTCGTAATCGTAATTGATATTTTTCTCCTCTCTGACTTCATCGTTATCTACTGCACTCGAAATCGCTTCCGGTTTGATCCCCTGCTTATTCATTTCGACAAGCTCTTTAACTTGCAGAACGGGGATGGCGATCCAGTTTTCGGCTCCAGGAAAAGAGAACCACATCATTTTCTTGAAGATATCGGTCTTTTGAAGATAAGCAACTCCTTTTTGTGTTTCGATGCGGTCGATATTATTCGGGATGTCTTTTAAAGCATCCATGTAGCTATCCAATTCATAATTGAGACAGCATTTTAATTTTCCGCATTGGCCCGCTAACTTTAGCGTATTCAACGAAAGATTTTGATAACGTGCTGCCGATGTAGACACCGTCTTAAAATCTGTTAACCAAGTTGAACAGCAAAGTTCGCGCCCACAGGAACCGATTCCGCCGAGTCGGCTAGCTTCTTGTCGCATACCTATCTGGCGCATTTCAATGCGAATCCTGAAAGCTTCGGCCATTTTTTTGATAAGCTCACGAAAGTCCACGCGACCCTCAGCCGTGTAGTAGAAGGTAGCCTTGGTTTTATCACCCTGGTAGTCAACATCAGAAATCTTCATGGACAAACCCAGGTCCAAAGCCAGTTTACGGGCTTTGTGCATCGTTTCCCATTCGAGATCTTTTGCTGCGTTATACTTCTCTACATCCATTTCATTGGGCTTCCGATAGATTTTTTTAGTTACCATTTCTGGGGTAACATTGTTCTTTTTTAATTGTAGTCTGACCAATTCACCCGTTAAGGAGACATGTCCGACATCATAGCCACCGGTAGAAGGTTCTACGACCACCATTTCCCCCATTTCCAGGTAGGTATTGTCTACATTAATAAAGAAATCTTTTCGTGATCCCTTGAATCGTACTTCGACGATATTAAATGGTTTATAGTTTGAAGGCATATCCATATCGGAAAGCCAGTCATATACATCTAATTTATTACATCCGCTAGTCATGCAAGAGCCATTGTTCTGACATCCTGCCGGTGTACCATTTGTCGTGGTAGTACCGCAACCTCCGCCGGATGAGCAACTGCCACATCCCATAGTTTTCTATTTATATATATTGAGTTCCTTTCGGAAACGTTTTGTACTTGTATATTAATGTTAACTGCAAAGATAAATCTAAAAATAATATTTTGGGATTTGCATTTCTTTCTACAAAATAATGTGTTTCCTCAAATAGATTTATTGTTGCTTCAATTTGTTCAACGGTATAGTGTACTGCAAATTTCTGAACAAAATCCAATTCTTTGGCCGGTAAGAACACTAAACTGGAAAGCCCTTCTTTGATTAATATAATTTGACGCATCATATTAATTGCATAAAAAAGAAAGCTTTTTTGGTTTTCTCGCCCCATTTTTGAGAGTTCTTCTTCCACTAACGAGATCATATTGGTTCCAGCATCTGAAACAATGAAACGCAACCAATTGACTAAAATGCCAAAATGATTATTTGTTTGCGATTGAATTTGATTCATGGCTTCTTGCAGGTTTCCATCCGCTATAAACGCAATTTCAGCTGATTCCTGATCCGAAAGATGATATACGCTCTTGAGATGTTGTGCGACCTCCATGTGATCCAACTTCTTTATTTTGACCAATTGCGTACGTGATATGATCGTATTTAATATTTTGTCCTGATTTTCTGCAACTAGAATAAAGAGCGTTTTTTCGGGTGGTTCTTCGATTAACTTTAACAGCGCATTGCCTTGTGTGTCCAAGTATTCGGGCAACCACATAATTAAAACTTTATATTCCGCTTCAAAGGACTTTAGGCTTAATTTTTTGATGATACCATGCGCTTCGGCAATATTGATATTCACCTGTTTGTTGTCCGCATCCAATTGATTGCGCCAATACTCCAATCCCATGTAAGGATTGGATAGAAAAGATTTTCTCCAGCTGTCCGCATAATCTGTTGCTGTATCTTCCTTATGCTTGGCTATAAAAGGATACGACATGTGAAGATCAGGGTGGATCAGTTTGCTATATTTTCGACACGATGGACATTCGCCACAACTGTCTGTCAATTGCCGGTTTTCACAATTCAAAAACTGTGCATAAGCATAAGCAAGTGCAAGGCTGCCTGAGCCCTCAGGACCAAGAAATAATTGCGCGTGACTCACACGGTTTTCTTGAACTGTGCGAACTAAATGTTCCTTGATGTCTTTGTGCCCAATGATCTCTTTAAACTGCATACAGTACTGCTATTATACAAATGTAATAAATATTGTGATTTATTGGGCCCAATTTGCTTTCTATACTTTTGGCGCTGTGCTTATTAATTGAAATACAATTGCTTATTTGAGCGATTGAAATCGCCAGATGTGGAAAGAAAGGCGCCCATAAAACTGAAAAATATTGATTAATTTGTGTATTATTGCACATAATAATTAGTATTCAGGAAATGAGATTCATTGTATCAACATCAATTTTATTAAAGCAGTTACAAGCTATCAATGGTGCATCCAGTACAAGTACTGTTTTGCCAATCTTGGAAAACTTTCTTTTTGAAATAAAAGACAATAACTTGACTATTTCTGCTACGGATCTGCAAACAAGTATGGTTACTTCTTTACAGATCGAAGCAAAGGAAGAGGGAAGAGTAGCCATGCCGTCGAAGATTTTGATCGAGACATTAAAAACTTTGCCAGATCAACCCGTAGCATTTTCAGTAGACATGAATACCTTGGCTATTGAGATCAGTGCCGGTGATGGAAAATATAAATTGAGTGGAGAGAATGCTGACGATTTTCCTAAAATTCCTTCAATTGATAATGGTTCAGTTATTCAGATGCCTGCGCCTATTTTGTCTGAAGCAATCAGTAAGACGATCTTTGCTGTCAGTAATGACGAGTTGAGACCTGCGATGTCTGGTGTTTTGGTTCAATTAGCCGAAAAGAACGTGACTTTTGTCTCCACTGATGCACACAAGTTAGTGCGTTATTCAAGAACGGATATCGGAGCGGAAAAACCTGCATCCCTTATTTTACCGAAAAAAGCACTTTCTTTACTTAAATCTTCATTGCCATCCGATGATATTACAGTATCTATTGAATATAATCAAACCAATGCATTCTTTAGCTTTGGTAATATCAATTTGATCTGTCGGTTGATTGACGAACGTTACCCAGATTATGCTGCTGTAATTCCTCAAGTCAATCCAAATAAGTTGACTGTCGATAGACTATTGTTTTTAAATACATTGAGACGGGTGGTGATTTTCGCTAATAAAACCACACATCAGGTTCGTTTGAAGATCTCAGGTAGTGAATTGCATATTTCTGCAGAAGATCTTGATTTTTCGAATGAAGCACATGAACGTTTATCCTGTCAATTTGAAGGGGACGATATGGAAATTGGTTTTAATGCTAAATTCTTAGTCGAGATGTTGAATAACCTGGAGAGCGAAGAAGTTGTTTTGGAGATGAGTACACCAAATCGTGCTGGTTTGTTGATTCCGGCGGTATCTGAAGATCATGAAGATATTTTGATGTTGGTAATGCCGGTTATGTTAAACAACGCTTAATCGTCTTTTCGCTTTGGAAATAATTACGCATCTTATTGACTTTGTACTCCATATCGATAAACATTTGGTTGAAATAGTCAATGATTATCAGACTTGGACATACCTTATTCTGTTTCTCATCATTTTTGTGGAAACAGGAGTGGTTGTAATGCCTTTTTTACCAGGGGATTCGTTGTTGTTTGCCGCTGGTATGTTAGCCGCACAACCCAATGATCTTAACGTATGGTTGATGATTCTCATTTTATTGGTAGCCGCGGTGTCTGGGGATTCCTTAAACTATGCTATCGGTAAACACTTTGGTATGCGCCTTACAAAATTTAAGCTCTTTGGTAAGCAGGTTGTCAAAGATGAGCAAATTGCCAAAACACATTCTTTTTATGAGAAATATGGCAGTAAAACAATTGTTATCGCTCGCTTTGTACCGATCGTACGTACCTTGGCGCCTTTCGTGGGTGGTATTGGAAGGATGAATTATGGTACTTTCATTACCTATAATGTCGTAGGTGCGCTCTTGTGGGTGGGGGGTGTAACCCTAGCAGGGTACTTTTTAGGAAATATTCCTATTATAAGAGATAACTTCTCGAAGGTCGTATTGATTATTATTTTTATATCCATATTGCCGATAATCTTCGAGCTTGTAAAGGAAAAGATAAAAACTAAAAAGGGAATCCAATAAGATTCCCTTTTTTTATAGATCAAAAAAATGGAACTCATTTCACAGCTTATTGATTTTATCCTGCATATCGATCAGCATCTTTTGCAACTGATCAATAGTTATGAAAATTGGACTTATCTGATTTTGTTTTTAATCATTTTTGCGGAGACAGGATTTGTTGTTACCCCATTCCTACCTGGTGACTCCGTTTTATTTGCCTTGGGTGCAATCATTGCCCGTCCGGATTGCCAACTTTCTTTACCATTATTTATAG
The Sphingobacterium multivorum genome window above contains:
- the dnaA gene encoding chromosomal replication initiator protein DnaA; amino-acid sequence: MEKTYSSVWNNCLSIIKDNIPAQSFKTWFEPVKAVRLEGDVLTIQVPSLFFYEWLEEHYVGILRKTVKKFLGEQGRLEYNIVVEKSSASHPYTTNLPSNGNGAEGKRQSIPVPVSLNRDIKNPFVIPGLKKLQVDPQLNQNYTFENFIEGECNRLARSAGYAVANKPGGTSFNPLMIYGDVGLGKTHLAQAIGNEIKRNLPDKLVIYVSCEKFCQQFVDSLKNNTINDFVNFYQAMDVIIMDDVHNFAGKEKTQDIFFHIFNHLHQSGKQIILTSDKAPKDLAGLEERLLSRFKWGLSADIQIPDLETRMAILKKKMYSDGIDLPENVVEYVATQIDNSVRELEGAMVSLLAQSTLNKKEIDLGLAKSMLKNFVKNTHKEISMDFIQKLVCEYFEVPVDMVKSKVRKREIVQARQISMYLAKAHTKSSLKSIGAFFGGRDHSTVIYACQTVEDLIETDKKFKTYVSDIMKKLKS
- the lpxK gene encoding tetraacyldisaccharide 4'-kinase, which produces MIAFLRYLLFPFSILYGLIVWLRNRLYDFKLLSSKSFEIPTIVIGNLSVGGTGKSPMTEFVVSSLKDQYKTAILSRGYGRVTSGFHLVKTDSLANNVGDEPLQFKNKFPSVTVAVCEDRCTGIEKLQSDHQLIILDDAYQHRKLSPLFNILLFDFLSFASPMFVFPTGNFRDLLIEAKRAQIITITKCPIDLSNHDKMRIEHKIRRYNKNALITFSHINYFQAIDSVGTTIDFNDSDVILVTGIAKPQPLVDYIKKKANLVKHLSFGDHHTFSESDIEQITESYLSLASTNKMLLTTEKDFQRLKPFKQQLAAIDLVYLPIGLQFHDPIHKELFIKTVHNAVAQSVNQP
- a CDS encoding gliding motility lipoprotein GldH is translated as MRLKRTAFHIGILCICIGGSCEQTSIINNNKPIDNKAWLNTSPPSFQFHISDKTKRYDVLMDVRHTPEYAFSNLFILIYQRGPDKKQSIFRKEIKMARSDGKWLGKSSGSLYNNQSIIHKDYLFPDTGMYTISIMQNMKENPLKEITDVGLTVIPK
- a CDS encoding PSP1 domain-containing protein, which produces MGCGSCSSGGGCGTTTTNGTPAGCQNNGSCMTSGCNKLDVYDWLSDMDMPSNYKPFNIVEVRFKGSRKDFFINVDNTYLEMGEMVVVEPSTGGYDVGHVSLTGELVRLQLKKNNVTPEMVTKKIYRKPNEMDVEKYNAAKDLEWETMHKARKLALDLGLSMKISDVDYQGDKTKATFYYTAEGRVDFRELIKKMAEAFRIRIEMRQIGMRQEASRLGGIGSCGRELCCSTWLTDFKTVSTSAARYQNLSLNTLKLAGQCGKLKCCLNYELDSYMDALKDIPNNIDRIETQKGVAYLQKTDIFKKMMWFSFPGAENWIAIPVLQVKELVEMNKQGIKPEAISSAVDNDEVREEKNINYDYENVVGQDSLTRLDDRNKRKKKRKSKSNTVKPENKAGQKTERSEPNPPKQGGRPQVANDSSASTVNKDNKEGASKPKKRFNRHRNKNKGNNNNTAPKAE
- a CDS encoding ATP-binding protein; amino-acid sequence: MQFKEIIGHKDIKEHLVRTVQENRVSHAQLFLGPEGSGSLALAYAYAQFLNCENRQLTDSCGECPSCRKYSKLIHPDLHMSYPFIAKHKEDTATDYADSWRKSFLSNPYMGLEYWRNQLDADNKQVNINIAEAHGIIKKLSLKSFEAEYKVLIMWLPEYLDTQGNALLKLIEEPPEKTLFILVAENQDKILNTIISRTQLVKIKKLDHMEVAQHLKSVYHLSDQESAEIAFIADGNLQEAMNQIQSQTNNHFGILVNWLRFIVSDAGTNMISLVEEELSKMGRENQKSFLFYAINMMRQIILIKEGLSSLVFLPAKELDFVQKFAVHYTVEQIEATINLFEETHYFVERNANPKILFLDLSLQLTLIYKYKTFPKGTQYI
- the dnaN gene encoding DNA polymerase III subunit beta codes for the protein MRFIVSTSILLKQLQAINGASSTSTVLPILENFLFEIKDNNLTISATDLQTSMVTSLQIEAKEEGRVAMPSKILIETLKTLPDQPVAFSVDMNTLAIEISAGDGKYKLSGENADDFPKIPSIDNGSVIQMPAPILSEAISKTIFAVSNDELRPAMSGVLVQLAEKNVTFVSTDAHKLVRYSRTDIGAEKPASLILPKKALSLLKSSLPSDDITVSIEYNQTNAFFSFGNINLICRLIDERYPDYAAVIPQVNPNKLTVDRLLFLNTLRRVVIFANKTTHQVRLKISGSELHISAEDLDFSNEAHERLSCQFEGDDMEIGFNAKFLVEMLNNLESEEVVLEMSTPNRAGLLIPAVSEDHEDILMLVMPVMLNNA
- a CDS encoding DedA family protein; translation: MEIITHLIDFVLHIDKHLVEIVNDYQTWTYLILFLIIFVETGVVVMPFLPGDSLLFAAGMLAAQPNDLNVWLMILILLVAAVSGDSLNYAIGKHFGMRLTKFKLFGKQVVKDEQIAKTHSFYEKYGSKTIVIARFVPIVRTLAPFVGGIGRMNYGTFITYNVVGALLWVGGVTLAGYFLGNIPIIRDNFSKVVLIIIFISILPIIFELVKEKIKTKKGIQ